The proteins below are encoded in one region of Pseudomonas entomophila L48:
- the lpdA gene encoding dihydrolipoyl dehydrogenase: protein MQDLINTTLLIIGGGPGGYVAAIRAGQLGIPTVLVEGQALGGTCLNIGCIPSKALIHVAEQFHQASRFTEPSPLGISVASPRLDISRSVEWKDGIVDRLTSGVAALLKKHGVKVIHGWAKILDGKSVEVDGQRIQCEHLLLATGSSSVELPMLPIGGPIISSTEALVPKALPQHLVVVGGGYIGLELGIAYRKLGAKVSVVEARERILPTYDAELTAPVADSINKLGIALYLGHSVEGYTDGCLLASDGQGGQLRLEADQVLVAVGRRPRTKGFGLEGLDLKMNGAAIAIDERCQTSMRNVWAIGDVAGEPMLAHRAMAQGEMVAEIIAGKARRFEPSAIAAVCFTDPEVVVVGKTPEQVKQEGVDCLVAQFPFAANGRAMSLESKSGFVRVVARRDNHLIMGWQAVGVAVSELSTAFAQSLEMGARLEDIAGTIHAHPTLGEAVQEAALRALGHALHI, encoded by the coding sequence ATGCAAGACCTCATCAACACCACCCTGCTGATCATCGGCGGCGGCCCCGGCGGCTACGTGGCGGCCATCCGCGCCGGGCAGCTGGGCATCCCCACCGTGCTAGTCGAAGGCCAGGCCCTGGGCGGCACCTGCCTGAACATCGGCTGCATCCCCTCCAAGGCGCTGATCCATGTGGCCGAGCAGTTCCATCAGGCCAGCCGCTTCACCGAACCTTCGCCGCTGGGCATCAGCGTGGCCTCGCCACGCCTGGACATCAGCCGCAGCGTCGAGTGGAAGGACGGCATCGTCGACCGCCTCACCAGCGGCGTCGCCGCCCTGTTGAAAAAACATGGCGTGAAGGTGATCCACGGCTGGGCGAAGATCCTCGACGGCAAGAGCGTCGAGGTCGACGGCCAGCGCATCCAGTGCGAGCACCTGCTGCTGGCCACGGGCTCCAGCAGCGTCGAACTACCGATGCTGCCGATCGGCGGGCCGATCATTTCGTCCACCGAGGCCCTGGTCCCCAAGGCACTGCCCCAGCACCTGGTGGTGGTCGGCGGCGGCTATATCGGCCTGGAGCTAGGCATCGCCTACCGCAAGCTCGGCGCCAAGGTCAGCGTAGTGGAGGCGCGCGAACGCATCCTGCCGACCTACGACGCCGAACTCACCGCGCCGGTGGCGGACTCGATCAACAAGCTTGGCATTGCGCTTTACCTGGGGCACAGCGTCGAGGGCTATACCGATGGTTGCCTGCTGGCCAGCGATGGCCAGGGCGGGCAACTGCGCCTGGAGGCTGACCAGGTACTGGTGGCCGTGGGCCGCCGCCCGCGCACCAAAGGCTTCGGCCTGGAAGGCCTGGACCTGAAGATGAACGGCGCCGCCATCGCCATTGACGAGCGCTGCCAGACCAGCATGCGCAACGTCTGGGCCATCGGCGACGTGGCCGGCGAACCGATGCTGGCGCACCGGGCCATGGCCCAGGGCGAGATGGTCGCCGAGATCATTGCCGGCAAGGCGCGACGTTTCGAACCCAGCGCCATCGCCGCGGTGTGTTTCACCGACCCGGAAGTGGTGGTGGTCGGCAAGACCCCGGAACAGGTCAAGCAAGAGGGCGTGGATTGCCTCGTCGCACAGTTCCCCTTCGCCGCCAACGGCCGCGCCATGAGCCTGGAGTCGAAAAGCGGTTTCGTGCGCGTGGTGGCCCGCCGTGACAACCACCTGATCATGGGCTGGCAGGCCGTTGGCGTGGCGGTTTCGGAGCTGTCCACCGCCTTTGCCCAATCGCTGGAAATGGGTGCGCGCCTGGAAGATATCGCCGGCACCATCCACGCCCACCCAACCCTGGGCGAAGCCGTGCAAGAAGCTGCCTTGCGCGCCCTTGGCCATGCGCTGCATATCTAG